The following coding sequences are from one Methanohalophilus halophilus window:
- a CDS encoding DUF1294 domain-containing protein yields the protein MFPLEHLVLAYIGLASIFSFVIMGIDKRKAVKGAYRLSENFLFTCAFAGGSVGILAGMYIFRHKVRRWKFKLGIPAILILEIYLYVKFI from the coding sequence ATGTTTCCCCTCGAACATCTGGTACTGGCCTATATTGGCCTTGCCAGTATTTTTTCTTTTGTCATAATGGGGATTGATAAGAGAAAAGCTGTAAAGGGAGCCTACCGCCTATCAGAGAACTTCCTTTTCACCTGTGCCTTTGCAGGTGGCAGCGTGGGTATCCTGGCAGGCATGTATATTTTCAGGCATAAGGTTCGTCGGTGGAAGTTCAAATTGGGTATTCCTGCCATCCTTATCCTGGAGATATATCTGTATGTGAAATTTATTTAA
- the argS gene encoding arginine--tRNA ligase produces the protein MYLEFVNQVVSVLENAVQRAGFEPVEIAPEPSQHADLSSKVAFKLAAVAGKSPVEVANQIVENIQLRENCLIESIGTTGPYINIKASRTYIDRTFETVRSKKEDFGGNFYSGKILLEHTSANPNGPLHVGHIRNSIIGDTLTRILRKTGYDVDAQYYVNDMGRQIAIVSWALEHFEMDPELKSDHAIANVYIKANARLEDDPQKVEHIDNLMQRVESGDEEVIKRFDDAVDLAVKGIRSTLLRMNVHHDSFVNESGFVRSGEVSEIVDKIRKTGRTDVDDGALVVDLSDYGFEKTLVVQRSDGTSLYTTRDLAYHEWKAMQADRIIDILGADHKLISGQLKATLNAVGLKEPDIVIFEFVSLPEGSMSTRRGQFITADELLDKVQARAFEEVEKRRPDMPPEFMEEVASMVGIGAVRYDIIKVSPEKSTVFDWKAALDFEKQGGPFIQYSHARASSILKKAGEEGIWDPASKPNASVLVDESEIALIKQIALFDKVLKQAADDLKPHIIAIYGRELADAFNQFYRFSPVLGAETEELRNARLGLVDCARLVLANVLETLGMGAPESM, from the coding sequence TTGTATCTTGAATTTGTAAACCAGGTAGTATCGGTACTGGAAAATGCCGTACAAAGAGCAGGTTTTGAACCAGTAGAGATAGCCCCCGAACCTTCCCAGCACGCAGACCTCTCTTCAAAGGTCGCTTTCAAACTGGCTGCAGTTGCCGGGAAAAGCCCGGTGGAAGTAGCAAACCAGATCGTGGAAAATATCCAGCTTCGGGAAAATTGTCTGATCGAAAGTATTGGGACTACCGGCCCCTACATCAATATCAAGGCCAGTAGGACCTATATTGACCGTACCTTTGAGACTGTCAGGAGCAAAAAGGAAGATTTTGGAGGGAATTTTTATTCAGGAAAAATATTGCTGGAACACACTTCTGCCAACCCCAATGGTCCCCTGCATGTGGGCCACATACGCAATTCCATAATAGGTGACACCCTGACCAGGATTCTGAGAAAAACCGGGTATGATGTGGATGCTCAGTATTACGTTAACGATATGGGCAGGCAGATTGCCATCGTTTCCTGGGCCCTGGAACATTTCGAAATGGATCCTGAACTCAAATCGGATCATGCTATTGCCAATGTATATATCAAGGCCAATGCCCGGCTTGAAGATGATCCCCAGAAGGTTGAACACATCGATAATTTGATGCAGCGGGTGGAATCCGGGGATGAGGAGGTCATAAAACGGTTTGATGATGCCGTGGATCTTGCTGTAAAAGGAATTCGCAGTACCCTACTTCGTATGAATGTCCATCATGATTCTTTTGTTAATGAATCCGGTTTTGTCCGGTCGGGGGAAGTGTCGGAGATCGTGGATAAAATCCGAAAAACCGGCCGCACAGATGTGGATGATGGAGCCCTTGTGGTGGATCTTTCAGATTACGGATTTGAAAAAACCCTTGTTGTGCAGCGCAGTGATGGTACTTCCCTTTATACTACAAGGGATCTTGCCTATCATGAATGGAAAGCCATGCAGGCAGATCGGATAATTGATATTCTGGGGGCGGATCATAAACTTATTTCCGGCCAGCTCAAAGCCACTCTCAATGCTGTTGGCTTAAAGGAACCTGACATTGTAATTTTTGAATTCGTATCCCTGCCCGAGGGTTCCATGAGTACCCGAAGAGGTCAGTTCATCACCGCTGATGAGCTACTGGACAAGGTTCAAGCAAGAGCCTTCGAGGAAGTTGAAAAACGCCGCCCTGACATGCCACCCGAATTTATGGAAGAGGTGGCCAGTATGGTCGGTATCGGTGCTGTCAGATATGATATAATCAAAGTTTCTCCGGAAAAATCCACGGTGTTTGACTGGAAAGCAGCCCTTGATTTTGAAAAACAGGGTGGGCCCTTTATACAATATTCTCATGCTCGCGCAAGCAGTATCCTCAAAAAGGCTGGTGAGGAAGGAATATGGGACCCTGCGTCAAAACCCAATGCCTCAGTACTGGTCGATGAGTCCGAGATTGCCCTGATAAAACAAATTGCCTTGTTTGATAAAGTATTGAAACAGGCTGCAGACGATCTCAAACCTCACATAATCGCTATCTATGGCAGGGAACTGGCGGATGCCTTCAACCAGTTCTACCGGTTCTCCCCGGTGCTGGGTGCCGAAACTGAAGAACTCAGGAATGCCAGATTGGGGCTTGTGGACTGTGCCCGGCTAGTGCTGGCCAATGTGCTTGAGACCCTGGGTATGGGTGCTCCAGAATCAATGTGA
- the prf1 gene encoding peptide chain release factor aRF-1 yields MAEQSAHEKYEFKKKLESLRNKKGRGTELISLYIPPDKQLSDVTTQLKTEHSQASNIKSKATKTNVQSAIDSLLSRLKYLEIPENGIVYFTGAVDVGADKTNMETTIIKPPQPLTIYKYHCDSAFFLEPLEGMLKEAKTYGLLVLDRREATIGLLTGKHIESYRKLTSTVPGKQRKGGQSAQRFQQLRLIAIHEFYKRIGDAASEIFMTVDMKDFEGILLGGPSPTKEEFQSGEFLHHELQRKILGLFDVAYTDESGLQELVNAASDRLQDLDLMVEKNLMQKFFKELVSDSGKAAYGEEVVRQNLMIGAVEILLISEDLRSERIKVRCTTGDYEDNITRENQPDQENVDDFGNCPKCGSSLEVVERVDIVDELSELSDQMGSDVAFISTDFEEGGQLLNAFGGIVAILRYNTGM; encoded by the coding sequence ATGGCTGAACAATCTGCTCATGAAAAATATGAATTCAAGAAAAAACTTGAATCCCTCCGAAACAAAAAAGGAAGGGGTACTGAACTCATATCCCTCTACATACCGCCTGACAAACAGCTGTCCGATGTGACCACACAGCTTAAGACTGAACACAGCCAGGCTTCTAACATAAAATCCAAGGCCACAAAGACCAATGTACAGTCTGCAATTGATTCCCTGCTTTCCCGTCTTAAATATCTCGAGATTCCGGAAAACGGTATCGTCTATTTTACCGGAGCTGTGGATGTAGGTGCGGACAAAACGAATATGGAAACCACTATCATAAAGCCTCCACAACCTCTTACCATCTACAAGTATCATTGTGATTCTGCCTTTTTCCTCGAACCGCTGGAAGGGATGCTCAAGGAGGCCAAGACCTATGGTTTGCTTGTGCTTGACAGAAGGGAAGCCACAATTGGTTTACTTACAGGTAAACATATAGAATCCTATCGTAAACTTACCTCAACAGTGCCGGGTAAACAGAGAAAAGGTGGTCAGAGTGCTCAGCGTTTCCAGCAGCTGAGGCTTATAGCGATACATGAGTTCTACAAGCGTATAGGAGATGCAGCCAGTGAGATCTTCATGACGGTTGATATGAAGGATTTCGAGGGAATATTGCTGGGCGGGCCTTCCCCGACCAAGGAAGAATTCCAATCAGGAGAATTTCTGCATCATGAGCTGCAAAGGAAAATACTGGGTCTTTTTGATGTGGCCTACACCGATGAGTCGGGCCTGCAGGAGCTTGTCAATGCCGCAAGTGACCGGCTGCAGGACTTGGACCTGATGGTGGAAAAAAACCTGATGCAAAAGTTTTTCAAGGAACTGGTATCCGATTCCGGAAAGGCTGCCTATGGTGAGGAAGTAGTGCGTCAGAACCTGATGATAGGGGCCGTGGAGATACTGTTGATATCCGAGGACCTGAGGTCGGAAAGAATTAAGGTCAGATGTACCACCGGGGATTATGAAGATAATATAACCCGGGAAAATCAACCGGACCAGGAAAATGTAGATGACTTTGGCAACTGTCCTAAATGTGGGTCTTCCCTGGAAGTTGTTGAAAGGGTAGATATTGTGGATGAACTCTCGGAACTGAGCGATCAGATGGGAAGTGATGTGGCTTTCATATCAACTGATTTTGAGGAAGGTGGCCAGCTTCTCAATGCTTTTGGCGGTATTGTTGCAATTTTGCGGTATAATACAGGTATGTAA
- the twy1 gene encoding 4-demethylwyosine synthase TYW1 gives MASDLLPDIGTLIKKQGYRLAGSHSAVKTCLWMRRAVREEGECYKARFYGISSHRCLQMTPTLCCNQRCLHCWRPVELDVPIPSEWDSPVEIMGSSIECQRNLISGFGGSASRELWQQANEPAHVAISLSGEPTLYPYLDELVEEFRSRGVSTFVVTNGTVPEMIKSIKPSQLYMSLDAPDRQTYMEVCSPKDPCLWDNINESLSILKDKECRTAIRITLIKGVNMFDVKGYADHIRKAQPDIIEVKAYMHLGFSRNRLGRDAMPGHEEVLDFANQLGCELGYEVADQVEISRVVMLCRDESVAASKLPV, from the coding sequence ATGGCTTCAGATTTATTACCTGATATTGGTACATTAATTAAAAAGCAGGGATACAGGCTTGCAGGGTCCCATTCAGCTGTCAAGACATGTCTGTGGATGAGAAGGGCTGTGCGTGAAGAAGGAGAATGTTATAAAGCCCGCTTTTATGGAATTTCTTCCCACAGATGTTTACAGATGACGCCGACACTGTGCTGTAATCAGCGTTGCCTGCACTGCTGGAGGCCGGTTGAGCTTGATGTTCCAATTCCTTCAGAATGGGATTCTCCAGTGGAAATAATGGGGTCTTCAATAGAGTGTCAGCGCAATTTGATTTCGGGTTTTGGAGGTTCGGCCTCAAGAGAATTGTGGCAACAGGCCAATGAACCCGCACATGTGGCTATCTCCCTATCCGGTGAACCTACCCTTTATCCTTATCTAGATGAACTGGTCGAAGAATTTCGAAGTAGAGGCGTAAGTACCTTTGTGGTAACCAACGGTACAGTTCCTGAAATGATCAAAAGCATTAAGCCTTCCCAGCTCTACATGAGCCTGGATGCCCCTGACAGACAGACCTACATGGAGGTTTGTTCTCCAAAGGACCCATGTTTATGGGATAACATAAACGAATCCCTCAGTATCCTTAAAGATAAAGAATGCAGGACTGCTATCCGTATTACTCTAATCAAGGGTGTGAATATGTTTGATGTGAAAGGTTATGCGGACCATATCAGAAAGGCACAGCCTGATATTATTGAGGTCAAAGCCTATATGCACCTGGGTTTTTCCAGAAACCGGCTTGGAAGGGATGCCATGCCAGGCCATGAAGAAGTCCTTGATTTTGCAAATCAGCTTGGCTGTGAATTAGGTTATGAAGTTGCCGACCAGGTTGAAATAAGTCGTGTTGTCATGCTTTGTCGTGACGAAAGTGTTGCCGCTTCTAAACTTCCCGTTTGA
- a CDS encoding DNA-directed DNA polymerase II small subunit: MQEMSLLSDLLEAGYQVSPQAAELITSHNNPRALINHILGNVDDSVFVIDVEDIDFTGFEEVKEAEIPCKQEPVANTTSVNPISVLCDITDCSTCVGEYMEFVQYFRNRYSRLSEMIRGRVNARPMESLKGNRRVPGDEISIIGMVSEIKNTSNGHRLVRFEDPTGSFQVLFSMNDKDIYEQSSKLVLDDVVGVSGNLTNDGKLLIAKKLVFPDLPNMGLSKTGSQGKALFISDVHIGSNTFLQEQWDDFMTFVKRESDNPELNKIAQQLRYIVVAGDIVDGVGIYPGQENELTIPDIYDQYEEIAHYFNQIPSDITVVIGPGNHDAVRQAEPQPTFPERIRKMFDPRIKFVGNPALVDLDGVLVLMYHGRSIDDFVASIQGISYSEPEKAMLEMVKRRHLSPTYGSRVSIAPEKTDHFVIDHIPDILHCGHVHTVGVQQYRGTLLINSGTWQDQTEFQKRVNVVPEPARVPVVDLATFQPTMLQF; this comes from the coding sequence ATGCAAGAAATGTCTCTTCTTTCCGATTTGCTTGAAGCAGGCTACCAGGTAAGTCCTCAGGCAGCCGAGCTTATAACTTCTCACAACAATCCCCGTGCCCTTATAAATCACATACTGGGAAATGTGGATGATTCGGTATTTGTGATAGACGTTGAGGATATTGATTTCACGGGATTTGAAGAAGTAAAAGAGGCAGAGATTCCATGCAAACAGGAACCTGTTGCAAATACAACTTCTGTAAATCCCATATCCGTGCTTTGTGATATAACCGATTGCTCCACCTGTGTGGGGGAATACATGGAATTTGTACAGTATTTCCGCAACCGTTATAGCAGGCTGAGTGAGATGATAAGGGGCAGGGTCAATGCCAGACCCATGGAAAGTCTGAAAGGTAACAGACGTGTACCCGGGGATGAGATTTCCATAATCGGAATGGTATCCGAAATAAAAAATACATCCAATGGTCATCGTTTAGTACGTTTTGAAGACCCTACGGGTTCCTTCCAGGTCCTTTTCAGTATGAATGATAAGGATATCTATGAGCAATCGAGCAAGCTTGTTCTGGATGATGTGGTGGGGGTCAGTGGCAATCTAACCAATGACGGTAAACTCCTGATAGCCAAAAAACTTGTTTTTCCGGATCTGCCCAATATGGGTTTATCCAAAACCGGTAGCCAGGGGAAGGCCCTTTTCATTTCAGATGTGCATATAGGCAGTAATACCTTCCTGCAGGAGCAATGGGACGATTTCATGACCTTTGTCAAGAGGGAATCGGACAATCCTGAGCTTAACAAAATAGCACAGCAATTACGCTATATTGTGGTTGCCGGTGATATTGTAGATGGGGTGGGTATTTATCCAGGACAGGAAAATGAGCTTACCATACCTGATATTTATGATCAGTATGAGGAAATTGCCCACTATTTCAATCAGATACCTTCTGATATCACAGTAGTTATTGGTCCTGGCAACCACGATGCTGTACGCCAGGCCGAACCCCAGCCCACATTCCCTGAGCGTATCAGGAAAATGTTTGATCCCAGGATTAAATTTGTGGGTAATCCTGCTCTTGTGGATCTGGATGGAGTGCTTGTGCTGATGTACCACGGCCGTTCGATAGACGATTTTGTGGCAAGCATACAGGGAATCTCCTACAGTGAACCTGAAAAAGCAATGCTGGAAATGGTAAAACGTCGACATCTCTCCCCTACCTATGGCAGCAGGGTCTCTATAGCTCCGGAAAAAACTGATCATTTTGTAATAGATCATATACCCGATATACTGCATTGTGGCCATGTTCATACCGTAGGGGTGCAGCAGTACAGGGGCACCCTGCTAATCAATTCAGGAACCTGGCAGGACCAGACTGAATTCCAGAAACGGGTGAATGTGGTACCCGAACCTGCAAGGGTTCCGGTGGTTGATCTTGCCACTTTCCAGCCGACCATGCTGCAGTTTTGA
- a CDS encoding RNA-guided endonuclease InsQ/TnpB family protein, producing the protein MQLTKKYKIHPTELQKNMLWELSNACTSLYNIALSERKDTWKNDKKSISYTKQQNNLPQIKEGNPDINILYSKTCQMVLRKLDANYKSFFGLHKNGDKKARTPRFRSRKYFFTITYNQSGFKVFGNTIRFSHKMNNEDLIIDIEHDISSLKIKQIEIFNEDKKGNGDFFVTITYEPEINVPYVQNNHFQAIDLGITKTVTAINDKGKFFEINNPRYDLYWDSKISAVQSRRDHCKKYSKKWHRLNKTIRTMVRRKNNQIKDWQHKLSKSMVENTKANTIIVGKLNVKNMGKSKNKTLNRSTQNNGYLSRFIEFLTYKAELIGKQVVKIDERYTSKTCYVCGKQHDMPLYRRDMTCNCGNFIDRDRNSAINIHDTLPIQLCHLDRL; encoded by the coding sequence ATGCAATTAACAAAGAAATACAAAATTCATCCAACTGAATTACAAAAGAATATGCTTTGGGAGTTATCCAACGCATGTACATCTCTTTATAATATTGCATTATCTGAAAGAAAAGACACATGGAAAAATGATAAAAAATCCATTTCATATACAAAACAACAGAATAATTTACCACAAATTAAAGAAGGAAATCCTGATATAAATATTCTTTATTCTAAAACATGTCAGATGGTTTTGCGTAAATTAGATGCCAATTACAAATCATTTTTTGGACTTCACAAAAATGGTGACAAAAAAGCAAGAACTCCACGATTTAGAAGTCGTAAATACTTTTTTACAATAACATATAATCAGAGTGGTTTCAAAGTATTTGGAAATACAATTAGATTTTCACATAAAATGAATAATGAAGATTTGATAATTGATATTGAACATGATATTTCAAGTTTGAAAATTAAACAAATTGAAATCTTCAATGAAGATAAAAAGGGTAATGGAGATTTCTTTGTCACTATTACGTATGAACCTGAAATCAATGTACCTTATGTTCAAAATAATCATTTTCAAGCAATTGATTTAGGGATTACCAAAACGGTTACTGCGATAAATGATAAAGGGAAATTTTTTGAAATAAACAATCCACGATATGATTTATATTGGGATTCTAAAATTAGTGCAGTTCAATCAAGACGTGATCATTGCAAAAAATACAGTAAAAAATGGCATCGATTAAACAAAACTATTCGTACTATGGTAAGAAGGAAAAATAATCAGATAAAAGATTGGCAACACAAATTATCTAAATCAATGGTAGAGAATACAAAAGCCAATACAATTATTGTAGGCAAACTCAACGTTAAAAACATGGGCAAATCAAAAAATAAAACGTTGAATCGTTCTACACAAAACAACGGTTATTTATCACGTTTCATCGAATTTCTCACCTATAAAGCAGAACTTATAGGTAAACAAGTAGTTAAAATTGATGAAAGATATACGTCAAAAACATGTTATGTTTGTGGAAAACAACATGATATGCCATTATATAGACGTGATATGACATGTAATTGTGGTAACTTTATTGATAGAGATAGAAATAGTGCTATCAATATCCATGATACGTTACCTATCCAATTATGCCACCTGGACAGGCTATGA
- a CDS encoding signal peptidase I has translation MEIGEIIHTFRNSDNFWVGIARDGLSVLAILAVIAIFSQLFFGMWTPMVAVESGSMEPHMYRGDIIFIEDLDRTQIETLRDAPADYISFEKKGDVILYRPYGQKGVTPVIHRAMYFVEEGEPMWEGGPEAPHEGYITKGDNTKTNSYYDQQGQISYLSPVKEEWIIGIARYKIPYIGHIRLLLS, from the coding sequence ATGGAAATTGGAGAAATAATTCATACTTTTAGAAATAGCGATAATTTTTGGGTGGGAATCGCACGTGACGGTTTATCGGTACTGGCTATTCTTGCAGTTATCGCCATCTTTTCCCAGCTATTCTTTGGCATGTGGACTCCAATGGTTGCGGTGGAGTCGGGAAGTATGGAACCCCACATGTACAGGGGAGACATAATCTTTATTGAAGATCTTGACAGGACACAGATCGAAACACTCCGGGATGCACCTGCGGATTATATCTCATTTGAAAAAAAGGGAGATGTTATCTTATACCGACCCTATGGGCAGAAAGGGGTTACCCCGGTAATCCACAGGGCCATGTATTTTGTTGAAGAAGGCGAACCAATGTGGGAAGGGGGACCTGAAGCTCCACATGAAGGTTACATAACCAAAGGGGATAATACGAAAACAAATAGCTACTATGACCAGCAGGGCCAGATCAGTTATCTTTCTCCTGTAAAAGAAGAATGGATCATCGGTATTGCCCGTTACAAGATTCCATATATTGGACATATCAGGTTACTATTGTCCTGA
- a CDS encoding ORC1-type DNA replication protein — translation MDNGSLDGLFEELLETESLFKNKEVLRPAYTPENLPHRSNQINNIATVLVSALRGHTPSNVLIYGKTGTGKTAVARYVGIELERKSDHLNVQCNVLYINCEVIDTQYRLLANLAKQFGEDVPMTGWPTDQVFFRFKEAVDSSKQVIIIILDEIDKLIKKGDDVLYNLSRMNTDLKNARVSMIGISNDLKFTEFLDPRVKSSLGEEEIIFPPYDAEQISDILRQRAAIAYKENSMDDMVIPLCSAFAAQEHGDARRALDLMRVAGEIAEREKKNIIEEEHVRQAQEKIEVDRIVEVIRTLPTQSKLALYSVMLLRNNGHRNVTTGEVYNVYRQLCRNVDTDILTQRRVTDLISELDMLGILNAIVVSKGRYGRTKEIVLSVPVESTKKVLLEDYRLNMLADFKPVLTAQMHL, via the coding sequence ATGGATAATGGTTCCCTAGATGGGTTATTTGAAGAGTTATTGGAGACAGAATCCCTTTTTAAGAATAAGGAAGTGTTGAGACCTGCGTATACACCGGAAAATCTTCCTCATCGTAGTAACCAGATAAATAATATTGCTACGGTACTGGTATCAGCTTTGAGGGGACATACACCTTCTAATGTCCTCATTTATGGAAAAACAGGTACAGGTAAAACTGCTGTTGCGAGATATGTGGGTATTGAACTTGAAAGGAAAAGTGATCATCTCAATGTACAATGTAACGTGCTGTACATAAACTGTGAAGTAATAGATACACAGTACAGGTTACTGGCCAATCTTGCAAAACAGTTCGGTGAAGATGTTCCCATGACAGGATGGCCTACAGATCAGGTTTTTTTCCGATTTAAAGAGGCAGTGGATTCCAGCAAACAGGTAATCATAATTATACTTGATGAAATTGATAAATTGATCAAGAAAGGGGATGATGTCCTTTACAATCTTTCCCGGATGAATACGGATCTCAAAAATGCCCGCGTAAGCATGATAGGTATTTCCAATGACCTGAAGTTCACTGAATTTCTGGATCCACGTGTGAAAAGTTCTCTGGGAGAAGAGGAAATTATCTTTCCACCCTATGATGCCGAACAGATAAGTGATATTCTCAGGCAGCGGGCAGCTATTGCCTATAAGGAAAACAGTATGGACGATATGGTAATTCCTCTATGTTCTGCTTTTGCGGCACAGGAACACGGGGATGCACGGCGTGCTCTTGACCTTATGAGGGTTGCCGGGGAAATAGCCGAACGTGAGAAGAAGAACATTATCGAGGAAGAACACGTCAGGCAAGCTCAGGAAAAAATTGAAGTGGATCGTATAGTGGAAGTTATCCGCACTCTTCCTACCCAATCCAAACTTGCGCTTTATAGTGTTATGCTGCTGCGCAATAATGGCCACCGTAATGTTACAACGGGTGAAGTGTATAACGTTTATAGACAGTTATGCCGCAATGTTGATACCGATATCCTGACCCAGAGAAGGGTCACAGATCTCATATCAGAGCTCGATATGCTGGGTATCCTCAATGCTATAGTTGTAAGCAAGGGAAGATATGGTCGTACCAAGGAAATAGTATTGAGTGTGCCTGTGGAAAGCACCAAGAAAGTCTTGCTTGAAGATTATCGCCTCAATATGCTGGCCGATTTCAAACCGGTTCTGACAGCCCAGATGCACCTTTAA
- a CDS encoding CBS domain-containing protein: MKTSFKIGSVMGIPILIHITFLIVLFLFAFVFSSVPEPVGFADVQPAILGYGLSLLTTILLFTCVLLHELGHSYFAKKYGVKIDNITLFLIGGVSSMEEMPREPDQEAKMAFAGPFVSFLIGGILFGLNLLIDTVVTGYSTTIIYRLVYILASINIVLGVFNLIPAFPMDGGRILRAFFARHMNYIKATRNAANVGKFFAFMLALLGILSNPWNPWLLLIAVFIYMGASGEERSTAVTRTLENVQVKDVMSSDIISVSPEMNLEELVQFMFEHKHMGYPVIQHNVLKGIVTFTDVHKVAQVDRISTLVSDVMTRDVVTISPDDNASEAFKVLNNNNVGRLVVMEDGEIIGILSRTDLMHTMTLLSE; encoded by the coding sequence ATGAAAACTTCTTTCAAAATCGGTAGTGTAATGGGTATCCCTATATTGATCCATATTACTTTTCTTATTGTACTGTTTCTCTTTGCATTTGTTTTTTCAAGTGTACCCGAACCCGTTGGATTTGCAGATGTCCAGCCTGCCATATTAGGTTACGGCCTGTCCCTCTTGACAACCATCCTCCTTTTTACCTGTGTACTCTTACATGAGCTGGGTCATTCCTATTTTGCAAAAAAATATGGGGTTAAGATAGATAATATCACCCTTTTTTTGATAGGCGGTGTATCTTCCATGGAAGAGATGCCCCGTGAACCCGATCAGGAAGCAAAAATGGCTTTTGCAGGACCATTTGTAAGTTTTTTGATTGGTGGTATCCTGTTTGGATTAAATTTACTGATAGATACGGTTGTTACAGGTTATTCTACCACGATAATTTATCGTCTTGTATATATTCTTGCTTCCATCAATATTGTACTGGGCGTATTCAACTTGATTCCTGCTTTCCCCATGGATGGGGGTAGGATCTTGCGTGCATTTTTTGCCCGCCATATGAATTATATAAAGGCAACCCGTAATGCAGCGAATGTCGGAAAATTTTTTGCTTTTATGCTGGCACTTTTGGGTATTCTTTCCAATCCCTGGAATCCCTGGCTTTTGTTGATTGCGGTATTTATTTATATGGGAGCCTCAGGTGAGGAACGTTCCACTGCTGTTACCCGTACCCTTGAAAATGTTCAGGTAAAGGATGTGATGAGCAGTGATATTATTTCAGTTTCTCCTGAGATGAACCTGGAAGAACTCGTACAATTCATGTTTGAACATAAACACATGGGTTATCCAGTAATCCAGCACAATGTTTTAAAAGGCATTGTTACGTTTACGGATGTACATAAGGTAGCGCAAGTGGATAGGATAAGTACCCTCGTTTCCGATGTGATGACAAGGGATGTGGTTACTATCTCACCTGACGATAATGCATCGGAAGCCTTCAAGGTCCTGAACAATAATAACGTGGGCCGCCTTGTGGTAATGGAAGATGGAGAGATTATCGGTATCCTTTCAAGAACAGACCTTATGCATACAATGACACTTCTAAGTGAGTAA